The genomic segment CTTTTGATTAAGCTTTCAAACATTAAAAATACATTGATTAAGTTTTTTTTGCCCATAATTTTCGTTGTTtattattacattaaaaattattgAGTTAACCGTTGTGATGATAAAGTGATGGCCTGTGCcagtaaaattagaaaaatataaaaaatattagagAGTTGggattaagttatatttttataagaactaaaatttaattttgcttTGGCTTATATCTTTATGGTTTTCAAAAGGACTCAGTTATAATTCTCGTAttttttaagggactaaattataattttaccatatattaacttaaaattttatatttttagagacAGAAAATTTTCATGTTAGGGGCCAACCCCCTCCCTTCGCCACTAACAGGTCGTTGAGAAAATGACTTAAAAGTATATCAAATATCCAAAAACCTATAATCATAACCTGtggtgaaatgaaagaaaagtaaGAACCACCGTttctctttttaaatatttttataatgttttataatttttaataattttaaatttttataccatattcaaaataaatatcgACAAAAAAATGTTTAGATTCAAATGTACTTGGATTTCTATTTATCCAAAttcattttaaacttaaaattttaattttaattttttttttgttaacatGAAATAACGCTAACATCACAACTGTAGACTCAACAGTCATTAATAGTCATGTCAGCACAATAACGGTCAACaacaaaaacattaattaaagagctcaattgattgattttttgaaaaaacacaaactttttttaacacttaaacctattttaaattttaaataaatatttataaattattaaatagtaaTTTAGACGGATCCAATTTTCTAAACTTCTCTTTTTGTTTTATATGTTCATATTCAATATTATATTTGGCATAGGGGCAAAGTcagaaaatttcttttagggaggtcgaaattaaattgtaatttttacagtaaaaaaatataatttcatcattttaataatccatctttataatttttaaaagattaaatcaaatttttatcatttttagggaagacaaaatataattttaccttaatagtttaaaatttaaaattttttaaagaacttaaatgaaaaaaatatcattttagggCGACCGCACTATCAGCGTCGCTAGCTACATCCCTGATCCAATACATTTAAACATAAgtacaaaaatataatatttaaatatatgaaaatcatTTAAAGTTGAACATATTTATGTTAGATCAAGTATCTGTATCCAATACTATAAGATGATTTTGCAGGACATGATGCTTTGTGGTGGTTCCGATGCCGGAGTTCATCCAATAGGTATACTTGTATATACCTTATTTTATTTAGACTGGGGAAGCCAAAAATCCATTTTTggctaaattttaaattatgaatttttgaagggataaaatataattttattattatattaatttataattttatttttaaaattttaagacttagaaataattttattgttttagagGGCCAATGTCTACCGCCAGTTCTACTTGAGCGTGAATGGTAAATTTGCAGTTTATTCTCtctaaaaactttcaaattataaactaatataacaataaaattatgtttttacccttaaaatttaattttaatctaaaaatttCTGGTTTCATCCATGTCCTAATACTTAAATCTATGTCGGAACATAAATATCATATACAAATACTTCGAAATAAAAGTGAAGAATCAGATTAAGGTAAAAGTACAATGGAAGTCTTTATACTAGAAGTCAAATTATATTTTGCCCGATTTACTCAAAaaattagacaaattagtctttgtatgttagatcaaaagatcaaagtaaattgattttttctgttaaaaatttcatcaatttgtgCTATTAAAAACCAGCGTGAGTAATGGAATAACTAGACAGTGACATGTGGCATGTCACGCATAGCTCATGCTGACGTATAaagaccaatttttaataatagaattgaataaaatttttaacagaaagaccaagtttactctttaatctaatgtacaataattaatttgtccattttttgagtaaaagagATAAAATGCAATCCGACTCTTAATACAGGaatctccataatacttttaccatcGCAGTAAGATATTTACACATTATTTCTTTTAGATCATGAACTtaccttcatttttttttatttttttataaatgaagGTTTGGCAGGTTTCGCGTCATGCAAAGCTCTGTCTAAGAGGGACTGTGACCCGACCAAAGCTTCATGTCCTTGGGACACTGTAATACCCTACAACTTCAAGCTCTTTTCAATGACGGCTTCTTACATAATTTTTGGTCTAATTATGATTTTCAATCATTCTAATTTaagaaaatagagattatttCCTCTACTTTTAATTTGTCGCAATTTTATCCTCGTTCTTTACCAGAACTTAGAAATTAATCcaattttaataacaataaaaaagtaaacataaagctgttgattttttttagttaattttttgcatataaattattgaattgcTGATTTTTAGGTCAACTATTTAACAAGAAGGTTTAACCGTGTTATCAAATTagattaatttctcaatttcataaAGTACGAGGACCAAATTTTGATTAATCAAAGTATGGGGATTAATATCTCAATATTTGTAAGGTAGAGAGATGAAATTTGGAATTAAACAAAATCACCATTTTcccttctttttaaaaaaaaaatagaatcgtGATGGAATTGTCCTTGGAGATGGAGCTGGGGTTTTGCTCTTGGAAGAATTAGAACATGCCAAGGTACATTTCTCTTATTatagttgtaaatatttttaaggatttggtatgattttttttcttaattttgattgtagatttattttatatgaaatgcACAGTCAGATATGGCTATAGGGGTTTGGTTATCTAAATATGTGGAGggattttcgatttttttgagaGAACTCTTTGAAGAGTTGCTTGCTTGGAATCAATAGATCCATCAACGGGTCGGTATTGTCCTCGATCTTGTCTCTCAACTTTGTGAAAGCCCAAATACATGAGGCTGCCGGAAGAGGTGATGGATTCAACAGAGTGGGATCTCCTCGTCGAGACGGGCCGTACGTGGCGCACGGCTACCTAACAAGGAAATGTGAGCATTTAAGGGCAATACGCACAGCCTCAAGCCTATGCCCTACAACATATAGGGCAATTACGCAAGGTCTTGGGTCCTACTAAGTACAAATGCTCACATATCCTTGTTAGGTAGTTGTGCGTCACGTACGCTCTGTTCCGACAAGGCGATCCCACTCTGTTGAATTCACCATCTCTTCAAGTAATCTCGCACACTTAGGCTTTCTCTTAGTTGAGAAGCAAAACCTTGATTGATGGCAATATTGACCCACTGATGAGTCCGCCGACTCCTAATAAACGACACTTTGAAAGCTTTTCTTGAAAGAGTCAATCCTcccttaataaaataaatttgtattCGATTATGATGATTTGGTATCTAAAGAGAAAAAAAGTTGAACTATGTTACACAagcttttccattttttttcttaaaatattcgaATTTAACACTATAATTTAGTACATATTTAGACATGAATAGGAGATATAATTCTCTAaatatatgaagaaaaaaaaagcatattCATATCCCACACAACTTCCTCCCTTTTCATTATCGTCTTGTGTGTTAATAATGGCAGCGAAGAGGTGCAAGAATTTATGCTGAGTTTTTGGGTGGAAGCTCTAGTGCCGATGCGTATCACTTGACTCGGCCGCATCCCGACGGTAAATAAATCTTCTCTTGCCTTAGTAGTAGGAATGACAAAATAATCCGAATTTATCAAATCCTAACTTCACTCATTAGgtttttttaaaatcgattcaatataaaatttttagctttggATCTGTTACGAGTTTAGATCGAAACTATCATGTCCCATCCGAAAATATTTACCAAAGTATCCATCTGTTAATTTTATAACTATTCTTATCTATTTTAATTAGAAACTCTTAAGGCTTTTTTGTAAGATATGATtacatgtattttatttaatGTTGTAAAAATTAACATAAGATATAGAATTATGTAATATATAGGGGCGGAGCTTTtctcaaataaaattaaagtaaagggactaaatccacaaaatttaaattaaaaattttaaataaaataaagttggaGGAAGGGATGGAATTCATAAAAGGCAGGGCTAGCAAAAAAACCCGTCCTACCCTACCTCATTACTATATCTCAATTAATAGTTATTCTGTTCAAGTCACTGGATTAGGTTTGATTAAACTCATTTGCTTAGTAAGAAGACTCGATTAACATGCTCAATTTCAAATTAGTTCAGTTTGAACCAGATTcttcaatattaattataaaaaaaaatactcgaTTAAGCTCTAAAGTCTAAACTACTCGACAGAAGCGTACGTTAAGATCTTTTAATTCAACTACTTTGATTACTCCAACTGCTCAAACTTAACAATAACCGAACCCAATTTACAGGTATAGTTGGTTGTATAGAGAAAGCATTGGCAAAAGCAGGAGTTGCTAGAGAAGATGTAAACTACATAAATGCACATGCTCCTTCTACACAAGTTGGggatttgattgaatttgcaGCCTTGGTCCGTTGTTTCGGCAACAATATGGAGGTAAGCAAATCATTAAATATCGCagcttgaatttaaaaaaaaaaatcaaaatcaaattcaaattcgAGATTCAATGATAATTGCATATTTAGGTTTGAGCTTAGAAGCGTTTAGGGGTTGAGATGTTTATCTATGATCAAGTTTTATATGATATTTGAGAGCATTTGAATAAAAAGAGTTTGTTTTAGAAAATATCGATTTTTTCATTTCGACATTCGAGAAGAGAGTTTTGCccgatttattttttaattatatttgaaatttaataactaaactttaatttgtttttttgtttcaGTTGAGAATTAACTCAACAAAGTCCATGACTGGTCACCTAGCAGGGGCAACAGGTGCTGTGGATGCAATTGCTACAATTAAGGTAATCAAattagggggtttagggtttttgtcTATGAACTGAGTCGGGTTGCTCATTTAAATTTGATTCGgaaacatgaaaaaaataaatttttaaaatttaaaattgcatCAGACATTCTCGAGATTCGTAATctctaaaacattttaattaaattctgAAATCAAATTATCGTTTTCAATTGGGTTCTCCCACTAGTCTTGTTGTAAGATTTTACGTTAATTGCCATCTAGgatttgatttgtttaaaaatatttatcaagCTAAACGTGTTTATAGAAAGAACTACGTTAGATTCGAACTGATATTTAATGTCAAAGTTGATAGTTGAACTGATgaaaaggatttaattgtaacaacaatttaatttaaggatttaattagaactctttaaacattaaaaataatttagaatttgACTCGGGATATCTGTTCAGATAaccctaattaaatttaaataaaaaaacattattgTTATTTGGACTAGTTGGAAATGTAAATTATTTTAAGTTCACCTCAAACAAACAGAAGACCCAACCCTTAAACAATTTTATTCTACAATTAGAGGTGAGCATGGATCGAATGGAACAAGGCTGCGACCcgattcttgaaaaaaaaaatctaagctTAGCCTTGAGCCGACTCAACTCAACCCATTCAAATAGCCCATTTtaccatttaaaaataataaaatattgaaaatgtaattttataattgaatttgacCATTTGCCTGaagtaaaacaaaaaagaatTTCTCACCGAAGTTCGATTTGAGCCAAGCCGGGCTACTAGGTCAGGCGGTCACTCAATCCATGAACAAGTTAGTTCATAGCAATGTTATTTAAATTAGGTTAGACTAGGAATCAGCCGGAGTATTGGTCCAAAGAAAGGCTTTAGATCGGTTGAGTCAGTTCAATCAAGCTAAAAAACACGTTGAACTGACAGTTgatcgaattttattttttatttttaatgacttGATTGATTTAACCACTGATCCAATTATGAAAAGCTTGGATTATAGTTTTAAACTTGGGTTTTTCTCTCGTTAAATGCAGGCAATACAAATTGGGTGGGTACATCCAAATATCAATCTTGATAATCCTGACAAGGCTGTGGTATGAATTGTTGGGAATATTTCTTTTGAGTAAACTATACTAGTAGTCATCCAAttattagtaaaatattttttggttacacaacaatgaaaagttataaaatcgtcatccaactatttaattttgccttttttttatCACCAGGTAGTTAACGgtgataacttttaaaattggcataataacaactttagCTTTCAACATTTAtgaattatgtcaatttagtcttgattctaaaaaaatataaccctcaacatttacacattgtgtaatttggtctcttgtttttttacagttttgcttttctttatgattgagggttaattttaaaagaatgagaaaggATGAGAATTATGAtctaggaattttttttttatattttcaatcaagtttcgctaataaaattgtttttttttatttagctttttaggtgaaagggTTATAACGAAAAGTAAAACtataaaaaagaccaaattactCAATGCCTAAATGTTGAAGGTCggattttttagaatcaagactaaactaacataatatataaatattgtggGTTAAAGTTGTTAGTAAGTGACCAAataagacaaaattgaatagatGGGTGCCATTGTTGTTACTTTTCATAGTAGGattaccaaaaaataaatttactaatatttGGGTAACTACTAGCAGAGTTTACCCCCCTTTTTTTCAATTATGATGATTAGCCCGATCAAATTTTCGATTTAATCAAATGAACCGAtcaatttagttaatttatttaatttaaaaatatatttttcaggaCATGAATCTACTTGTTGGCTCAAAGAAGGAAAGGTTAAACATTAAGGTAGCATTGTCAAACTCCTTCACATTGGGTGGGCAAAATTCATCCATCTTATTTGCACCTTTACACAGTGAATAAAAGTAAGCTTTCCTCACAATAATCCATAAGAATTTGCAAATTTAGATCAATTAATTCTTCTCAAATAATACTTattctgatatatatatatatatatatatatttcttcacTTCGAAATGTATTGAAACTTTTTGTAATTAGAAAGAATAGGATATTACAATTTCGGGATTGAATCTCATATTCGAATGAAACTTATAAAATTAGGCAAGTTTAACAAATACAACTAGTTTACTTATGTTAAATAAGCCCTTATACTTTTTACTATACTTAATTAAGCCCaaaagtttgatttttatttaaattagtccttatttcaaatgaaatattggtttataagagttttatttaggTGTAACTTAAAGGTTATGGATTTATTTGGATACTAAGGGCTTATTTGAGTACAATGTAAAGTTTAAGGGTTTTTATTTGACCATTG from the Gossypium hirsutum isolate 1008001.06 chromosome D09, Gossypium_hirsutum_v2.1, whole genome shotgun sequence genome contains:
- the LOC107892936 gene encoding 3-oxoacyl-[acyl-carrier-protein] synthase II, chloroplastic isoform X3; this encodes MAAASSLSSLLVSSMALTSPIFQSHCLNNTTCKRGTTMAVSLQTANKPVIHHEKPANKQRRVVVTGIGLVTALGEDPDVFYNNVLQGISGITEIEKFDTSQLPSIFYEWFENMLILSRRPNPFSVPMAGNNMGCAALAIELGWMGPNYIINAGCATSNHCILSAAGHITDGITDMMLCGGSDAGVHPIGLAGFASCKALSKRDCDPTKASCPWDTNRDGIVLGDGAGVLLLEELEHAKRRGARIYAEFLGGSSSADAYHLTRPHPDGIVGCIEKALAKAGVAREDVNYINAHAPSTQVGDLIEFAALVRCFGNNMELRINSTKSMTGHLAGATGAVDAIATIKAIQIGWVHPNINLDNPDKAVDMNLLVGSKKERLNIKVALSNSFTLGGQNSSILFAPLHSE